A DNA window from uncultured Methanoregula sp. contains the following coding sequences:
- a CDS encoding P-loop NTPase fold protein, giving the protein MDKNPHKTHKFFCDSPTKNAKYFNFESYSQTIAEIIFNPDNCTPISIAINGKWGSGKTSLMKTLRKRLNEQVENSKSRKIRTIWFNAWKYSETDTLLASLVREIYDEIDRQNFFTKQGFFDRVNLGTITIYERVNTTQQITDLAKILTLGLAPDFNKWSKTPKYEKHLPFFDAFQKYMQLILNFFVIQEKNGNFDDRKGVLVIFIDDLDRCPPKSIAKILESINLFFDQKGCIFVFGMDTNLISKAIDSHYNNYDGFSGPDYLKKMIQLQFNLPEIREQDIKEFVENELIIDEPLQNYTDLIISGSENNPRQVKQFINSLKLMMILKDRINGLNIHEELLIKWSILNYISQEFIGEIKQDHMLLLLLQGYAKEGENYPIWVDKEYGNEFVLMTEAERERQGKTFGKYKTNDRILSVLNGGNLEFTFNNLPDYIFLSSIAPTEPTATEEIKSIVSIEADKDSFIIGNSISFSGTSNQSGNVVHLIMTGPGTFKNGIEIATTQVSPKNTWNYEWQPDDSIEPGDYKIQVYDSEKRVFESISFTARKGSITIVATGSQSYIIGEKIHLGGTDTISDKVFLFLKGPDQNQDERKLDGSSLFCKNNDPNTFVRVDVDNYQTWSYDWDTSVNSHLLKPGMYTIYAVEGPNSSEHLTGKGYGTLSIILTVPTITASLSKATVVQGDQLLIRGTAGGNPKVGVQIWIFGEKTAIQSIEPVQENSSFIYELRRSITRELPTGRYNVIIQHPMFNNEFDIYPDSEKKVVLGNYPKRGTKKFLIIGENSLTASRAAEELVEAINDPNIDDTYTKLSFEVKELVIRLVSLENKFVGDKFTIQGATNLSANNEVTIEVIQSKFDKERNQIIGEVIKVRKNLIVHEGNVDCLGFGNTFSYDLDTFNLTPSLYEVKLSVITPEVIVKTTFELNKK; this is encoded by the coding sequence ATGGATAAAAATCCACATAAAACGCATAAATTTTTTTGTGATTCTCCCACAAAAAATGCAAAATATTTTAATTTTGAATCATATTCTCAAACGATTGCCGAAATTATATTTAATCCAGATAACTGCACACCTATTTCTATTGCGATTAATGGCAAATGGGGAAGTGGAAAAACCTCATTAATGAAAACCTTACGAAAAAGATTAAACGAACAAGTCGAAAATTCAAAAAGCAGAAAAATCAGGACAATTTGGTTCAATGCATGGAAATATTCAGAAACCGATACATTGCTTGCTTCATTAGTAAGAGAAATCTATGATGAGATAGACAGACAAAATTTTTTCACAAAGCAAGGTTTTTTTGATAGAGTCAACCTTGGGACAATCACAATTTATGAGAGAGTTAACACAACCCAACAAATCACAGATTTAGCAAAAATATTAACTCTTGGATTGGCGCCCGATTTTAATAAATGGAGTAAAACTCCAAAATATGAAAAGCATCTTCCATTTTTTGATGCCTTCCAAAAATATATGCAATTAATTCTGAATTTTTTTGTTATTCAGGAGAAAAATGGAAATTTTGATGATAGAAAAGGAGTCCTTGTAATATTCATTGATGATTTAGATCGTTGTCCGCCAAAATCAATTGCTAAGATATTAGAATCAATTAATTTATTTTTTGACCAGAAGGGATGCATTTTCGTTTTTGGTATGGATACCAACTTAATTTCAAAGGCAATTGACTCTCATTATAATAATTATGACGGATTTTCCGGTCCAGATTATCTTAAAAAGATGATTCAGTTACAATTCAATCTTCCAGAAATTCGAGAACAGGATATCAAGGAATTTGTAGAGAACGAGTTGATCATTGATGAACCGCTTCAGAATTATACCGATTTGATTATTTCAGGATCGGAAAATAATCCTAGACAAGTTAAACAATTCATCAATTCCCTGAAGTTAATGATGATCCTTAAAGATCGAATTAACGGCTTAAATATTCACGAAGAGCTATTGATCAAATGGTCAATTCTTAATTATATTTCTCAGGAATTTATTGGAGAAATCAAACAAGATCATATGCTTTTACTTTTGCTTCAAGGTTACGCTAAAGAAGGGGAGAACTATCCCATTTGGGTAGATAAGGAATACGGAAATGAATTTGTATTGATGACTGAGGCAGAAAGAGAACGACAAGGAAAAACATTTGGAAAATACAAAACGAATGATAGGATTCTTTCTGTTTTAAATGGAGGAAATTTGGAATTTACTTTTAATAATTTGCCGGATTACATTTTCCTGAGCAGTATTGCACCCACAGAACCTACTGCCACTGAAGAAATAAAATCGATCGTTTCAATCGAAGCGGATAAAGACTCGTTTATTATTGGCAACTCAATATCATTCTCGGGAACATCGAACCAATCGGGAAACGTCGTACATTTAATTATGACCGGTCCTGGAACCTTTAAAAATGGCATCGAAATTGCCACTACACAAGTATCACCAAAAAATACTTGGAATTATGAATGGCAACCCGACGATTCAATTGAACCTGGAGATTATAAGATCCAAGTTTACGATTCCGAAAAAAGGGTTTTTGAAAGTATTTCCTTTACCGCTCGAAAAGGATCGATAACCATTGTGGCAACAGGGAGCCAATCGTATATAATCGGGGAAAAGATTCATCTTGGGGGTACGGACACTATTTCTGATAAAGTATTTTTATTTTTGAAAGGCCCGGATCAGAATCAAGATGAACGAAAATTGGATGGATCTTCACTCTTTTGCAAAAACAATGATCCGAATACCTTCGTTAGAGTCGACGTAGATAATTATCAAACATGGTCATATGATTGGGACACCTCAGTAAATTCTCACCTTTTAAAACCGGGCATGTATACGATCTATGCTGTGGAAGGACCAAATTCTTCAGAACATCTCACTGGAAAAGGATATGGTACTTTATCGATAATTTTGACCGTACCAACTATCACTGCATCCCTATCCAAAGCAACAGTTGTTCAGGGCGATCAACTCCTTATTCGTGGGACTGCCGGAGGAAATCCAAAAGTGGGAGTTCAAATTTGGATATTTGGAGAGAAAACCGCAATACAATCGATTGAACCGGTTCAAGAGAATTCTTCATTTATCTACGAATTAAGGAGATCGATAACTCGAGAATTACCAACAGGCCGATATAATGTGATTATTCAACATCCGATGTTCAATAATGAATTTGATATTTATCCTGACAGTGAGAAGAAGGTCGTTTTAGGGAATTATCCTAAACGCGGAACTAAAAAATTTTTGATTATTGGTGAGAATAGTCTAACAGCATCAAGAGCAGCGGAAGAATTAGTTGAAGCTATTAATGATCCTAATATTGATGATACTTATACAAAACTATCATTCGAGGTTAAAGAATTAGTCATTCGGCTAGTCTCTCTTGAAAATAAATTTGTAGGAGATAAATTTACGATTCAAGGTGCGACTAATTTGTCCGCAAATAATGAAGTTACGATTGAAGTTATTCAATCCAAATTTGACAAAGAGAGAAATCAGATAATTGGGGAAGTTATCAAAGTAAGAAAAAATCTCATAGTTCATGAAGGAAATGTTGATTGTTTGGGTTTTGGAAATACATTTTCTTATGATCTCGATACATTTAATCTCACACCCTCATTATATGAAGTTAAATTATCTGTAATTACTCCTGAAGTAATTGTGAAGACGACATTTGAATTAAATAAAAAATAA